From a region of the Chitinophaga caseinilytica genome:
- a CDS encoding TonB-dependent receptor, whose amino-acid sequence MKTVYNRLRLLLALPLLLVALFASGQESNIVQISGKVKDQTTGEAIPGVSIQVKGTIAGTTTDNSGNFVLKSRLKFPFTLVFSSLGFQSQEFEVTGTGSRLDIGLATQTLLGKEVVVTASRVEEEALKSPVAIEKLDIRAIKESPAPSFYDALENVKGVQMTTSSLTFKVPNTRGFNIPNNFRFMQLVDGVDMQAATLGVPLGNAIGPTELDIQSVEITPGAASALYGMNAINGMANLQTKSPFLYKGLSVYQKIGVNHVDGIDYDPSVLTETAIRYAHAWKDKVAFKVNVSYLRGTDWRASTAKDQNAAANSRFPALNGAANNPAYDAWNKYGDENNNNVSVGVTLNGKNETFNVRRTGYWEKDLVNPTVENIKADLGLYWRITPKAELSYTYRFGEMDGLFQRGNKIQLDGVKVQNHKLELRGADYFVRGYVMLENTGNSYNLKPLTDNLDLTNKSNNAWRDAFKAKLQSEINAGTELAEAMRRARSTADQGRVQPGTPEFDALKQTIIGINNWDHAAAVAGAPATGGAWLDQHSRVYHVDAQWDLSRHVKLFNLLVGTDGRLYEVIPDGNNFVDFTKPVKERTTPGGKNVHYKKFGGFAQVSKTFFEDKLKLVGSIRVDYNPEFDPKINPRLAAVYTLAQKHNFRASWQNGFRFPALFEALSFVNNGNVRRVGGLSYINDGLGYLENSYTLASVNNFNNAVNKDVADGLSANDAALKNKALLDITALSPTRPERINSFEVGYRSVLLGNKFVVDADAYYNRYDGFLGQVEVAVPATDKVGTDASVLDMLAANRSKQTRYRVYTNAKNTYDNYGASLGLTYNFYKKWTVAGNLNYNDIVDNKEKDVFATGFNTPDWVSNISFGNRELLKNFGFNVVWRWQNTFYWESPLANGDVPAFSTVDAQVNYRIPKAKTTIKVGGSNLFNHRYIQYAAGPTIGALYYASFTIEGLLTK is encoded by the coding sequence ATGAAAACAGTTTACAATCGCCTCCGACTCTTGCTCGCCTTGCCCCTGCTGCTGGTTGCGCTTTTTGCCAGCGGCCAGGAAAGCAACATCGTGCAGATATCAGGTAAGGTAAAAGACCAGACCACCGGCGAGGCCATTCCCGGCGTCAGCATACAGGTAAAAGGCACCATCGCCGGCACCACTACTGACAATAGCGGGAACTTCGTCCTGAAATCCCGCCTCAAATTCCCCTTTACGCTCGTGTTCTCCAGCCTCGGCTTCCAATCGCAGGAATTCGAAGTAACCGGCACCGGTTCCCGGCTCGACATCGGGCTGGCCACCCAAACCCTCCTGGGCAAGGAGGTAGTGGTAACCGCATCGCGCGTGGAGGAAGAAGCCCTCAAATCGCCCGTGGCCATCGAAAAACTCGATATCCGCGCCATCAAGGAATCGCCCGCGCCCAGCTTCTACGATGCCCTCGAAAACGTGAAAGGCGTGCAGATGACCACATCCAGCCTCACGTTTAAAGTCCCCAACACCCGGGGCTTCAACATCCCCAATAACTTCCGCTTCATGCAGCTGGTGGATGGTGTAGACATGCAGGCCGCCACCCTCGGCGTGCCCCTCGGCAACGCCATCGGCCCCACCGAGCTCGACATCCAGAGCGTGGAAATCACACCCGGCGCGGCTTCCGCACTGTACGGCATGAACGCCATCAACGGTATGGCCAACCTTCAGACGAAAAGCCCCTTCCTATATAAAGGCCTCAGCGTTTACCAGAAAATCGGCGTGAACCACGTAGACGGGATCGATTATGACCCCAGCGTGCTCACGGAAACCGCTATCCGCTACGCCCACGCCTGGAAAGATAAAGTCGCGTTCAAGGTGAACGTCAGCTACCTCCGCGGCACAGACTGGCGCGCCAGCACCGCCAAAGACCAGAACGCCGCCGCCAACAGCCGCTTCCCCGCGCTCAACGGCGCCGCCAACAACCCCGCGTACGACGCCTGGAACAAATATGGCGACGAAAATAACAACAACGTTTCCGTAGGCGTGACGCTGAACGGCAAGAACGAAACCTTCAACGTTCGTCGCACGGGTTATTGGGAAAAAGACCTCGTAAACCCCACGGTCGAAAATATCAAAGCCGACCTGGGCCTGTACTGGCGCATCACGCCGAAGGCGGAACTGAGCTATACTTACCGTTTCGGTGAAATGGATGGCCTCTTCCAGCGCGGGAACAAGATCCAGCTGGACGGTGTGAAAGTGCAGAACCATAAACTGGAACTGCGCGGCGCGGATTATTTCGTTCGCGGATATGTAATGCTGGAAAATACCGGCAACTCCTACAACCTCAAACCCCTGACCGACAACCTCGACCTCACCAATAAAAGCAACAACGCCTGGAGAGACGCCTTCAAAGCCAAACTCCAGTCGGAAATCAACGCCGGCACCGAGCTCGCCGAAGCCATGCGCCGCGCGCGCTCAACCGCCGACCAGGGCCGCGTTCAGCCCGGAACACCCGAGTTCGACGCCCTGAAACAAACCATCATCGGCATCAACAACTGGGACCACGCCGCCGCGGTTGCCGGAGCGCCCGCCACCGGCGGCGCCTGGCTCGATCAGCATAGCCGCGTGTATCACGTGGATGCCCAGTGGGACCTTAGCCGCCACGTAAAACTCTTCAACCTGCTGGTGGGAACAGACGGCCGGCTATACGAAGTGATCCCCGACGGCAATAACTTCGTCGACTTCACCAAACCCGTGAAAGAAAGGACCACACCGGGCGGGAAGAACGTCCACTACAAGAAATTCGGCGGCTTCGCGCAGGTGAGCAAAACTTTCTTCGAAGACAAACTGAAGCTGGTAGGCTCCATCCGCGTAGATTACAACCCCGAGTTCGATCCCAAGATCAACCCGCGCCTGGCGGCCGTTTACACCCTTGCGCAGAAACATAACTTCCGCGCCAGCTGGCAGAACGGCTTCCGCTTCCCCGCGCTGTTCGAAGCACTTTCGTTCGTAAACAACGGCAACGTGCGCCGTGTGGGCGGCCTTTCCTATATCAACGATGGATTGGGCTACCTGGAGAATTCCTACACCCTCGCCTCCGTAAACAACTTCAACAACGCCGTGAACAAAGACGTGGCTGACGGGCTTTCCGCCAACGACGCCGCCCTGAAAAACAAGGCACTGCTGGATATCACCGCGCTCAGCCCTACCCGTCCCGAGCGTATCAACTCCTTCGAAGTAGGGTACCGCAGCGTGCTGCTGGGCAATAAATTCGTGGTAGACGCGGATGCGTATTACAACCGGTACGACGGCTTCCTCGGCCAGGTGGAAGTAGCGGTGCCGGCAACGGATAAAGTGGGGACAGACGCTTCCGTGCTGGACATGCTCGCCGCCAACCGCAGCAAGCAAACCCGCTACCGGGTGTATACCAACGCCAAGAATACCTACGACAACTACGGCGCATCGCTGGGTCTGACGTACAATTTCTACAAGAAATGGACCGTTGCCGGTAACCTGAATTACAACGACATCGTCGACAACAAGGAAAAAGACGTGTTCGCTACCGGGTTCAACACGCCCGATTGGGTGAGCAACATCAGCTTCGGCAACCGCGAGCTGCTGAAGAATTTCGGGTTCAACGTGGTGTGGCGCTGGCAGAACACGTTCTATTGGGAAAGCCCGCTGGCCAATGGAGATGTGCCGGCATTCAGCACGGTAGACGCCCAGGTGAACTATCGCATTCCCAAGGCGAAAACCACCATCAAAGTGGGCGGTTCCAACCTGTTCAACCACCGCTATATCCAATACGCGGCGGGCCCGACCATCGGTGCTTTATACTACGCATCCTTCACCATCGAAGGCCTGCTGACCAAATAA
- a CDS encoding sulfite exporter TauE/SafE family protein, producing MSHNEVIDKAEQRVATDATQKVLIDLVNEDNKKSYWIWVTIGLSILAVAAGLWFTYHYAISLDAQTRISQTVQDIFTSKLLFFMGVGLMAQMIDGALGMAYGATSSSLLLGLGVSPAMTSTSVHVAEVFTTGASGIAHFKLGNVNKKLFLHLLIPGMIGAIAGAWLLSDVIDGDVIKPFMSAYLMILGVLILRKALQKRKPKSKTKRLGPLAFFGGFMDSIGGGGWGPIVTSTLLAKGRTVNYTIGSVNAAEFFIAASSAGTLLFFNGVDSWQVIIGLILGGVIASPFAAILVKKMKRKPLMIMVAILVIAMSLRTIILTIMK from the coding sequence ATGTCGCATAATGAGGTGATCGATAAGGCGGAACAGCGTGTAGCTACCGATGCCACCCAGAAAGTGCTCATAGACCTCGTGAACGAGGACAATAAAAAGAGTTACTGGATATGGGTGACGATCGGGCTGTCTATCCTGGCGGTGGCGGCCGGCCTGTGGTTCACGTATCACTATGCCATTTCGCTTGATGCGCAGACGCGGATTTCGCAGACCGTACAGGATATTTTCACCAGCAAGCTCCTGTTTTTCATGGGCGTGGGGCTGATGGCGCAGATGATCGACGGGGCATTGGGCATGGCGTACGGCGCCACGTCTTCTTCTCTCCTGCTGGGTTTGGGCGTGTCTCCGGCCATGACGAGTACCAGCGTGCATGTGGCCGAAGTGTTCACGACGGGCGCCAGCGGCATCGCGCATTTCAAGCTGGGCAACGTCAACAAGAAATTATTCCTGCATCTCCTCATCCCGGGCATGATCGGCGCTATCGCAGGCGCATGGCTGCTTTCGGACGTAATCGACGGCGATGTCATCAAACCTTTCATGAGCGCATACCTCATGATCCTCGGCGTGCTGATCCTCCGCAAGGCACTGCAGAAACGCAAGCCCAAGAGCAAGACCAAGCGCCTCGGTCCGCTGGCGTTTTTCGGCGGTTTCATGGATTCCATCGGCGGAGGGGGCTGGGGCCCGATCGTAACCTCCACCCTGCTCGCGAAAGGCCGTACGGTGAATTACACCATCGGTTCAGTGAATGCGGCGGAATTCTTCATCGCCGCGTCCAGCGCGGGAACACTGCTTTTCTTTAACGGGGTAGACAGCTGGCAGGTGATCATCGGGCTCATCCTGGGCGGTGTGATCGCATCTCCCTTTGCTGCCATCCTCGTCAAAAAAATGAAGCGCAAGCCGCTCATGA